The DNA sequence GTGTCCCTTCTCTTCTTTAGGTAACAAGTACCTAGAATCATAAAAAGGATGAATTAGATAGGCCTATAAAGAATATTAGGCAAGATATATAAGTACTACAGAAGTTGCATTTATTCTAATAAAAGCCTTTGAATAAAGCAGTAGCAATGAAAAAAGCTCTCCAAAAGAAAGCAATTTATAGCATTACTGGTTGGCAAAGTCAAATTAATTGTACTCAAATGAGATATCCAGATTATTGTCTCATATgggtatataaagagaaagaaaatgaatttaattTAAGTCTTTCAAATGCATATGAAACTCACTCAGTTACATTTCACTATAAAAATGCTTAATTTTTTGGCCATGCCACATATATTGGATACCATTCTAGGTAGAACTCTTTATATCCTacattctcttccattttctcttataATTCCGTCATGTCCTCTCACAATTCCTGATCATATGGACTGCAGCTTGCCAAGAGTTGTAAAGAGTTcggaaatatatttagatataaatcaGCTGATATCCACTGCATTATGACAAACTGTGCACTTGGCATACAGAGTCCTAAGTTTGTAACCTGGTGGATCTGGTACCCCATGGCTCCATGTTGACCAAAATTTTGATATTAGGCTTACCTGAGTGGTGACTCTcctgggtgtgtggcttgtaCACCTAGTGTGTGGCTTGTATGCCTAGTGTGTGGCTTGTATGCCTTGATACCACACATGAGTGTGGTATCAAGATTCCTTGCCTCCTGTTTACAATGCTTATTAGCTCTTattttgtatatgcattttttgcTGTTTTACCATTTTCTGAGgtctatatttgtcttttttttgtcatttattattcTCTATCAGGATGGTGATAGACTGTTTTCACTAAGCAAAGTCCATATTTTTGTAACATTCAATTTTCAATAACACATTCTGGTCAAGGAGGGCAGGAATTGGAAATATAGTCCTCCCTGGAGCTGGAATATTAAGTTCCACCCTTATTTACTGGTGGCAATAATGCACAATAATAGCTCATGATAAGACATTCCCATTACCCCTGGCCTCAGCCAAAATTTTCTGTGGTGGATCCACCGGTTAAGATCAAAACTATCAGTCCAGACCCTAATACACTCAGAGACTCAAGAAATCTCTCGTGGAATGTGGAAGAGAAGGTATCAATACCatctgcagaaaaaaaatctacagcacATTGACCCCCAGcttcaaatgaaaatgaaacagtgGGAAAGCTTAACCCCCTGATGGAAGATCCATCACCATACATGAGTAGAAAGGAGTGATTTGGAGCTAGAGGACATGTTATCTAGAAGATATGATAAGTGCTAGTATGGCAGAGGATGTGAGCTAATCTCAGTCACCAGAACCAGCATGTGGAAAGTTCAGGAAACTTATACCTATACTGAACACCAGAGCATTATTGCTCATGACCAAGGGACCAAACCTATGTGTGGAGCATCCTGCTGTTTGGTAATGAGACCTGGGCAGTCACTAAAGTTTTGCTAAGATTCTGCAAAATAAATGGCATTGACACTTTGGGTGCAAAATGCATAAAATGACCAACAAACCAGAGTCTCCTGGATATGCTTGGTATCTATACTATGGAACCCTTAATCTGAGGCAAGAGATTATGATGGCATAAACATATCAAGAGAAGTTATCTATACAAAAGGCTCTGAATGTCCCAAAAGGACTTTGGTGGAAACCATAAAAAGTGATCAGAACTGGGACATGACAGCCACCAACCCAAAAGATCATCAAACTCAGAACAGAAGACCGAGGAAGGCTAGACAATGTCCAGCTTCTTGAGtagaaaattatatgtaaaaccaagatgatcatcataacaataaaaaagcagCTAAGAATATGAAacatccaaatatatacataacaaaacctACCAtatgagataattatgataataaaagaacaagGCTATGTGATCCatgatataaatatcatataaataggATCAATTTGTATGAAATTTAGAAAActctacaaataaaataaacaccttCTTACATGATGCTTTACACTTTGCAGTGCTTTGATTGGATGGATTACTCAGGCAAGTTCCCTTCATTTCCAATTTCTTGACACACCACCCAAACTAATTAAATTCCAGGATCCAAAACAGAGAACACATAAAACTCACTCCAGCACACTTCCCCAGTTCAGCAACAACACAGGACAACCCTCTCCTCTGCTGACTAGGGGAACCTCTCCAGTGACCTTGTTGAACTTAACTTCTGGCCTCCAACACAGTGGGCCCTCACATCCACATAAACTCCCCcacaaagagaaaagacacattATGTGGTAGAGACACCTATTAACTACATCTACATGGTacttctctatccctttctctccttctctgcctgttccctctttttcctcaaaATGTCTATTACCTTCTGCAATCCTTGGCACTCTATATTCAGCTCCTGAACACGATCTTGAAGCTGCTTATTGAACTTTTGGAGTTTGGTGGTCTGCTGCTGTAGATGAAGCACTTGTTTGTTCAAggtcctcctctctgtctcagcAGTGTGGGCTTTAGTGCAGGCTTCCTTCTTGGCACTCGACTGCAAGAAAGGGCTAGAGTGAGTGTTGCTTTCCTCCTCATGAATAACTGTGGAGTGGCATTCCTCTgtagtaaggatgatgatataaGTGAGCTGTTTTAAATATAACTTTAgaattaatttgatttatttcTATCACTTATTAGCTTGTACTGTCTTgcacttaacccattgccgacgggtggcatgtacgcacatgccatggcgggaccatctgccgggggcacgtacgcacatgccagaGAGTATGCATGGatatgccatgagttttttttgttacaatcacggcaaaagattatttttttgccagtgaaagtgtgattaagtcggttttaacactttctcatttttaccatgcaacaaacaaaaaaaatgcaacaaaccgacaatttcaactccatgatgccacacactgcttattttatttgtactatagaccgaataatgatcaactatggagtctatataacaacaaaaatacccttcagtctcgatttatcaggaagtttggcaagtagagactgtaaaaaataatgaaaattgaaaatacaacatatcttcgtagtattacgaagaaacggcatgggatgctggtatttggcatgagtggtcgcgcatgctagggcgacgatataagcccccggcagcgaggccctggcctctatgaatgctacccgtcaattatgggttaacatGCAAATTTACTTGTGAGAAGAAGATAGGTAATCCTTGTCACTAGTTTTATTTCTGCTTCTACTTATCGCATAAAGGCTTCCTTCTTATAGTATTAAAATGATGTTACTAAACAACCCTGTTGATTAGATTTTGACTTCCCAACATTGTTTTACATATACAAGCCTTTGGCTAAGatatcatattaaataatatacctatagaaagaaagaaagaaagaaagaaagaaaaaaaacaagaacacatagaAGCAATTCATTTCATCTGAATGAATTTATTATAACACATACAAcagtgtctgtatctctctctctctctctctctctctctctctctctctctctctctctctctctctctctctctctctcttctctctctctctctctctctctctctctctctctctctctctctctctctctctctctctctctctctctctctctctctctctcacacacacacacatacacacacacacataagctatCTATTGTTCATCCTTTTACATCATGTAGTAGTGATAACAAATTAAACTGACTAATGTTACTGGCatattgaaaataaaactaaaattatttgATCATTCTGTTTCCATATACATCTACAGATCAAttgctaatatttatatatatatatttagttcttCTATGACTATAAGCAAAAGGCCTTTCTGAAATCTATGGATAGCTCTGAGTTAATTTTAACTGTGTTTAGGGGTCAAGTATGTAATTCATATGATAGTACTTTTAATTTCcgaattttaaaatctttaaatccTTTTTAAAGAGTGAGCTATGCTATATTGATAGAAATGTCATGTGGGTGAAATGGTGGGTAGGTGTAATATCTCCGAACCAAGACAAACATGAtgaatgtgattttattttttaaaaatttccaccaTTATTTTGAAATGAGGACTGGCTTCTGCGAATACCAAATATGAATTTTCTTTAGAAACCTTGAGATCAATTGATAATTTGCTGTCTATGTATCACTTACCAGTCTTTTACACTCTTCCTGTAGTACACTGATGGTTTGATTGAGATGGGTCACTTTCTTGCACAATGAACTTATCCTGTACCTTGTTGACTGGTCCAGAAACTCATCAAATAtggcattttcttctccttcttcaaagGAATCATCTGTGGCTTCCTGTTTTTCTATAGTAACTTGCTCATTGGAGTTTTCTGCAGCAGATGTGAACTGTCTCTCATTTATTTCAGTTATGTTCTGTTGCTCTGTAGTACAAGTTTTATCATTCCCTATATACTCTGATGGCTCGTACTCCTCTTGAGTTGCTTTTGTATCTCCATAAAGATACTCTGTATTTTCAGAGCAAGTCTTTTGCTCTCCATGTAAAAAAGGAGTAGTTGTACTGCTGACAGCATCCCCTTGATTCACTGTCTCTCCTACAGTATATTTTTGATGTTCTGTTTCTCTGTGTGATGCTTGGGAAACTCTCTGCTGAGTTGTAACCTGTAAAATAATGTAGCCCTTAATTTGTCCACAATATCAGTCATTAGATTATGTTTACAAACCTGAAATcagaaattaatagtaataaaggatatatcaaaatataagcaattataaaatataaggatGCCTGAACACTTgtgcccttttttatatatagtcatccaaattttttttcaaattaagttAGTCTTCTCTTGACCAAGACTGGTAGTTATAAAATGTAGTCTAGCAGAATGATATAAATCATAACAATCTTCTTGTTCTGTTATTAGTGTAAACCATTTGAACTCAGCAGATACTTTATAAGATCTTACAAGTTCATTGTTGGAAGATATCCTTAAGTCTTGGAGACGCTGAAGGCGAGAATCCAACTGCTGGTCAAGGAGTTGTAGGTCGTCTTCACTGGACATTTCTTTGCAACTGAAAAATACAcacagtttattatatatacaaacccaaTATTTTATCCCTATATTATTGGGACCAAAAATGTGCACTGTttctaattttttgaaaattaatccTTCATGTATTGACTAACTTAAGCATCAGTGCTCATCAAATaaatgtattccttttttttattaatatcattatccataattttttatagtattttgtataataaacCACACTCCTCATTATCAGGATAAttgttaaaaacttttaaaatatcttaCTGATCTCAACATGACCAACAAAAATATTTGATGGGCATTCGCCCAAGATGAACCACTAATAATGCTCTTGCTTAAACTTACACCAAGGAACAAAGTAAATAATCAAAGGTTCCATATGAAGATCCAAAAACATTTCTTATAATTTATCAGCAATATTATTTGTGATCTACAGTTATGGTATTTGCAATTTAACATTAAAACAGTttcatctgatatatatatcattgctgTGAAAAAATGTGAATAAGAACTGTTGAGATACTGAAACATCAGGTGTTTAGTTTAGTTAGtactttatttaccaccctggctaactgaaCAGGCATGGGccagctgtggtacatttgatacataatcataacattatataatgttattatatttgaattttaggctatactAACGAAAGTTTGAGACTGCAGTTTCTACTAAGGCAATGCCTGGAACAAATTTACTTATCAttagaaaaacatatatttataaacttagATAACTGCAGGGATACCATGAATCAACAGTTCAACAGGTTAAAAATAGATCTTCTGGCTGACCTTCATATGCACTGTGAAGAAAAGTATATGCAGGCAACTGTTctatttgaatataaaatttaacacaATTTTGCTAAAGGCATATCATAAAAAAGTTACCAAATTCCTGAAGGAAaacttataattttaaatatgaaatcaAGGGGAATGAATATCAAAACATCTGAAAATATTATTCTAAATTTTCTACTATACATAAAAATTGTGTTCAAAATCAAGAACTTAGCactctaataatttttttttgaacaaaatTGAGAACTAAGCATGAATTATGTTAACTGTCCAAAACAGGACTGGATCAAGCAATGGCAAGGCCTCTGAATTTTATAGACTGCCTTCTCTACATACAGAATATCAAGCAGGACACAGCTTTGACGGGTTTCTTATTTGTCAAATAAACAGCCAGTTTCTACAAACTATACCTTCCTGGAATATGCATGGTGGAAACTTGTTGGCTTGTGATAGAGCACAGGCCCTGAGTCACTGAGGGTACCCTTTTATTATCTAAGTGTACCATTATCCTTCATTTCCATTTATTAATTAATGGTATATATTAATGGATGCCACAGTATCATATGGCAgtattacaaattttataatttctgCATGTGGTCCTATTCTAggtacatactatataaaaataaaatgtctcTCATCCATATTTTTAATCTGCATTGTAGAACCAAAATACTGCCAGTGCTTTGACTTTCATGCCTTAATATATTAGCCAAAAAGTTTCTGATATCCATATAAATTGCCTTGCAAGAGATTAAATGAGAAATTTTCTATTAAATCTTAATAAGAAATGCAAGCATCAGAACCTTGTCATTCAAACATGGTTTGTGAAGTTATCAATTTCCATTTATAACTTTTCTGCATTTGTTATAATAAACTTTGCTCCACcattatgatttatttaaatatgtacaATACAAAGAAGTGTGATGAAGGGATAATCATAGAGTTTGTTTGTGTAGGAAGCAAATAAAATGTATCATACATTTTAAACTATGTAAAGAACATATCTAAATCAGCTGGCATTTGAGTTATTGTAATTACTGACTGCTATACACTTTAACCCTCACAATATCTGCTACATGGCAAAGCTGATTCAAATGTTTGATTTCATATgttgattaatgatataaaaagatggGCAGATATTGGATGATGCATAGCCATGATCTACAAATTCTATAGGTCACCACCTCCGCCTGTGTGATAGGAATAATCTCTTATGGCACTAAAGAGATTCGAACTCCTGAACACTAGATCTAGATCTGTCAATTCACACTTCTATGACCGAATGTTAGTGAACAAGCAGACTAAGCTCATAAATTgtcataaaaaatactttttttaatgaataaccACAGAAAAGGTCTATCTGAATATTCATATAAACTTCAATATGCATGATATACTTAAAAAACACTGCCCCTCCCAATCTTGGAAAGAAAATACCTTGACTGCCATGGAACAAAATGTTATCAGGACTTCAAGGGGATTTCGGTAAGAATTTAGTTTTACCGTTATTATTCACTCTGCTTAAACTTGAAGAGCTAAACTACGTAATCACCTTTTATAATGTGAATTGGGGACTTTACTAAACTATGTCGACTATCTCTTGTTGACGGCAGGTAAGTAAACTAAAGCTTCTATCCGAtgtaaaatccctttaaaaacaaagttCCTCTTCTTCCAAATGAAAAACATTTGTATACTATGAAGAACTGTTACCTCAAAGCATCTGAAAGCTCTCATTTGTATTTTGGTATTTTGTGTACTTCATTTAAGCATTTTAGTTATTTTCGTTGGATGCGGTATGATGTTGATTCAAGCTCTCCGCGTCTCGGGAAAAGTGTAAACAAGTGTCGATGACGGAGCTGAGCAACACGACGTTACTAAGGGGTGTTGGGGTTAAATTAATTTTAAgaagtaattttatttatattatggcaTCTTTGAcacttttgataatatttttacttAATCATCATTAGATAATTACCTATTGTGCAATCATATTTGGCCCTCATTTGGTCTTATGTTACAAAGAAGACATTTGCCTTGTTTCCTTATGTCTTGTAGAGAACAGGgctaaacattttattattataatgttgtttTATTACCTAGTATCGATATGGTTGTGATGGACATTATTAAGTCTCTTTCCTGCCCAGCTAATATGATAAATACACAGCAAAGCGTGGCAGTAATATGAAGATAATCTGACATCTCCATCCTCGAATAAAATTCCTTTAATTCACGTAAACGTTTCAGAGTCATCTGTTGATGCTGCAAAAACAGTGATATTAGAGCATGTAAATAATAGTGCAAGCATGATCAATTTCAGGAAATAAGGAATTAGGGAAAGGGTATCCATGTACAACTTCTAACAATGATTTTCTAAGTAAATTTCCACCGCACCGAGCTAATCAACCTTCTTTATGAAAGAAAACATATCAACCCAAGCCTGAAGATTAAAAGCtgtaaaaagagataaagaaaaagtccACATGAGACACAGATAgccaaaggaagagagaaggacgaCCATTTTTAAATCTCTTTGTTCTGGCGAAGCGACGTCGTGTTCCCTATCAGCTGATCGTGGGTTCAGCTGATCGAGGCTCAAGATGGAGGCGGCGGAGCTGTGGTGAGGCGGGCGCGCGAGCTGGATTATTGTGGATTTGTGCCGTAGTGCGGGCTATACTCCACTATGTTATGGATGGATCAGCTCTAGCGGGAGTGGATAGCATGGTCAGTATGAGGGGCGAAGGCATGGTGTCGGGGCAGAGCAATGGCGTTcccgggagtgacggagggagcGTGAGTGAGTCTTCGTCGGCCACAGCCATCAGCGGGGGAACGAATGGGAATAATCAGGTGGAGTGCCATAATGGTGGAGCGACGAGGAACGGGGAGTCGCAGTGGAGTCTTGTGGCCAGCGACGGCTCCAAGATGAACAAAATCCAAGAGATCGTCGAGAATCATACAAGGTGAGGAGTGTTTCTACTTCTCCGATTATTTTTTCAAGGacaaaaaaatctacgggattgaCACACCCTGgcctgtttgtgtatgtttgttttgttgttgttttgctgccaTTCCTTATATGGGAAGTGTGATGGGTTTTACGAGTGTCGTCGTTATATAAGTGTGTAAGAATTGTGGTGAGTGTTATAACGTGTGAAGTTAATTGATTGAAGGAACTATCATGTGCAACTTTTACGACAAGAAGATAGTGAACAAGTGTCTGTGAAATTAAATCTCGTGCCCTCATAACCATTGCACCCTTATGTCATTCCATACCGTCGGTCACAATCTGTGTAGATGtctatttttgtctgtgtatCAGTGTCATTTTGGGTTCATTATTTCTTCTGCCTCTTTCCTAGTTTTGAAGACTGGACAACCAGAAAATGTTCATTGATATTGGTTGTAAAAATATCCTCTGATACAAACCAGTAGCATTCATGGCTGTTTCCTTTCTGTTCCTGATTATCTTTGTGTTATGTGATAAGAAGATAGTTGGGTCAGGGTCATTAGCATGGCCCACTGCTAGATTGATTGTTTTGGGAAGAGCTTGCATGGACTTCatcttcaaaatttaaataaggCATTGAGAATGGAAATAGAAGTCTTGGTCCTTGATTAGTATTTGCCATTCTAACTCTTGGGATTAATGTTTATATCCTCTGGAAGAATAACTGTTCTTGGGATTTTTAGATGGCTGTAGTATCTCATTTTGTATGGACAATTCTAGCTGATTAAAAGCTCAACAGAAGATTATGCATGATGCTCAGGTGTCTTGCCATTCAAAGCCAGAGATTTACAACATTATACTTCTGAGGTATATATTTGTGTCAAGACActgtgacaaaaaaataaaaatggaattttatgatgcagaaattattttttttttaagtaaagatTTCACGTTTAAGAGTGTTAGTGTTCTGTATAGGGTTAACATGacaatgaaaatgttaattaatttaattttagttGTTAATTTTTGTATGATAAGATTAAACTGCTTTTGTAGAAAATTTCTTATAAACTTTTGAATTTTACTTTACACTAATCCATATAGGAAGTAAAGACGGTTTGTCAATATATACCAATTAAATTGATAAATGCTCCTGTAACTTCTGTTTGTGAATATGTATTTGGTTTGAGAAATGTATTTTAGGGAACTGTCACACAAACATTAACACATAGAAATTCATTATACAAGCATTCAACAAGATGTCAGTAAGCTTTATTAGTTTGTATTCATTTATGGATATTGTTACTTTATAAGCTGTCTTCATTTGTggttctagaaaaaaaacaataaataattatatatactctctctccctctccctctccctctccctctccctctccctctccctctccctctccctctccctctccccctctccccctctctctccctctccccctctctctctctctctctctctctctctctcctactcctctctttctctccctttctcttctcctcttactctctctcactcttctctctctcactcttacctcTCTCACCTTACTCTTccccactctttttctctctcaccttttctctccctccctctctctctctctcctctctcct is a window from the Penaeus monodon isolate SGIC_2016 chromosome 41, NSTDA_Pmon_1, whole genome shotgun sequence genome containing:
- the LOC119598202 gene encoding myosin-11-like; its protein translation is MSSEDDLQLLDQQLDSRLQRLQDLRISSNNELVTTQQRVSQASHRETEHQKYTVGETVNQGDAVSSTTTPFLHGEQKTCSENTEYLYGDTKATQEEYEPSEYIGNDKTCTTEQQNITEINERQFTSAAENSNEQVTIEKQEATDDSFEEGEENAIFDEFLDQSTRYRISSLCKKVTHLNQTISVLQEECKRLSSAKKEACTKAHTAETERRTLNKQVLHLQQQTTKLQKFNKQLQDRVQELNIECQGLQKELSSHQHSESEHRSSQSSFQAQLTRAHSENASFREQISTLKNRHKEELDQLRTALGSSNSRVKELERQQRNMSALVKKQDKLIGVINEQKNNLAAAKAAAGLEETFLNIITPLQPP